A genomic window from candidate division KSB1 bacterium includes:
- a CDS encoding DUF3102 domain-containing protein, which translates to MSVLVRYAKQLRNQLERVRAADLDAANRAVSIGLILCRAKALLPKGEFGDWLKSLLGEGYSERHARRCMRLGEWVLKQKPEFEALLMACEAGDEHAQDVLDLQILEFVAGRTQTELFVAAGVLRHSPAGGAREAERRCSPEQRARETWNGICGTIHQCLRDRDYERLTRAEIEAAISYLQEAYKALLAYLREARKGG; encoded by the coding sequence ATGTCCGTTTTAGTCCGCTATGCCAAACAATTGCGCAACCAGCTCGAGCGGGTGCGCGCGGCGGACTTGGATGCCGCGAATCGGGCTGTGTCGATCGGGCTGATTCTCTGCCGCGCGAAAGCGCTCCTCCCGAAGGGAGAATTCGGCGACTGGCTCAAGAGCCTGCTGGGCGAAGGGTACAGCGAGCGGCACGCGCGGCGTTGCATGCGGCTGGGCGAATGGGTTTTGAAGCAAAAACCGGAGTTTGAGGCATTACTCATGGCCTGCGAAGCAGGTGATGAGCATGCGCAAGATGTGCTCGATTTGCAGATTCTGGAGTTCGTCGCCGGTAGGACGCAGACGGAGCTGTTTGTGGCCGCCGGCGTCCTCCGTCATTCGCCCGCCGGCGGCGCGCGAGAGGCGGAAAGGCGCTGTTCACCTGAACAGCGCGCACGGGAGACGTGGAATGGAATTTGCGGAACCATTCATCAATGCCTGCGCGACCGAGACTATGAACGGCTGACGCGCGCGGAAATCGAAGCGGCCATATCGTATTTGCAAGAGGCCTACAAGGCACTGCTGGCCTATCTGCGCGAGGCTCGCAAAGGAGGATGA